A region from the Variovorax sp. RKNM96 genome encodes:
- a CDS encoding histidine phosphatase family protein, producing the protein MQEATRLIAVRHGETAWNVDTRIQGQIDIGLNATGLWQAQRAGQALADEDIGVIYASDLSRAWQTAEEIARPHGLAVQPEPRLRERAFGHLEGMSFAEIESMLPEDAKRWRERDPEFEPVGGESLLTFRDRVTRVAAELAARHPGQLVTLVAHGGVMDVLYRAATRQELQAPRTWQLGNAAINRMLWTPEGFSLVGWSDIAHLATGDTLDETTA; encoded by the coding sequence ATGCAAGAAGCCACCCGTTTGATTGCCGTTCGCCACGGCGAGACCGCCTGGAACGTCGACACCCGCATCCAGGGCCAGATCGACATCGGACTCAACGCCACCGGGCTCTGGCAGGCGCAGCGGGCCGGCCAGGCGCTGGCGGACGAGGACATCGGCGTCATCTACGCGAGCGACCTCTCCCGCGCCTGGCAGACCGCCGAGGAAATCGCCAGGCCACATGGGCTTGCCGTGCAGCCCGAGCCGCGCCTGCGCGAGCGCGCCTTCGGCCACCTCGAGGGCATGAGCTTTGCGGAAATCGAGTCGATGCTTCCCGAAGACGCCAAGCGCTGGCGCGAGCGCGATCCCGAATTCGAACCCGTTGGCGGCGAAAGCCTCTTGACCTTCCGCGACCGCGTCACGCGCGTGGCCGCCGAGCTGGCGGCGCGCCATCCGGGCCAACTGGTCACGCTGGTCGCCCACGGCGGCGTGATGGATGTGCTCTACCGCGCCGCCACCCGCCAGGAACTGCAGGCGCCGCGCACCTGGCAGCTCGGCAATGCGGCCATCAACCGCATGCTGTGGACGCCGGAGGGTTTCAGCCTCGTGGGGTGGAGCGACATTGCCCATTTAGCGACGGGCGATACGCTCGACGAGACGACGGCCTGA
- the ttcA gene encoding tRNA 2-thiocytidine(32) synthetase TtcA encodes MNAVWIDEAPSDATTVAAPTNSLKIERETHKLEKRLCREVGRAIVDYNMIEEGDKVMVCVSGGKDSYAMLDILLKLKARAPIHFDIVAVNLDQKQPGFPEEVLPKYLSELGVAFHIENQDTYSIVKRVIPEGKTTCGLCSRLRRGILYRVADELGATKVALGHHRDDMLQTFFLNMFFAGKLKSMPPKLVSDDGKHIVIRPLAYVAEKDLVRWAQHREFPIIPCTLCGSQENLQRKQVGEMLREWDRKHPGRVENMFTALQNVVPSHLLDGTRHDFKGLKATGVADDEGDKAFDTPSYDLLSQAPAALRIVQG; translated from the coding sequence ATGAACGCCGTCTGGATCGACGAAGCGCCTTCTGACGCCACGACCGTCGCCGCGCCCACCAACTCGCTGAAGATCGAACGCGAGACGCACAAGCTCGAGAAGCGCCTGTGCCGCGAGGTCGGCCGTGCGATCGTCGACTACAACATGATCGAAGAAGGCGACAAGGTCATGGTGTGCGTCTCGGGCGGGAAGGACAGCTACGCGATGCTGGACATCCTGCTCAAGCTCAAGGCGCGCGCACCCATTCACTTCGACATCGTCGCGGTCAACCTCGACCAGAAGCAGCCCGGCTTTCCTGAAGAGGTGCTGCCCAAGTACCTGAGCGAGCTCGGCGTGGCCTTCCACATCGAGAACCAGGACACCTACAGCATCGTCAAGCGCGTCATTCCCGAGGGCAAGACGACCTGCGGCCTGTGCAGCCGCCTGCGCCGCGGCATCCTGTACCGCGTGGCGGACGAACTGGGCGCCACCAAGGTCGCGCTGGGCCACCACCGCGACGACATGCTGCAGACCTTCTTCCTCAACATGTTCTTCGCCGGCAAGTTGAAGAGCATGCCGCCCAAGCTGGTGAGCGACGACGGCAAGCACATCGTGATCCGACCGCTCGCCTACGTGGCCGAGAAAGACCTGGTGCGCTGGGCGCAGCACCGCGAATTCCCGATCATTCCGTGCACCCTCTGCGGCAGCCAGGAGAACCTGCAGCGCAAGCAGGTCGGCGAGATGCTGCGCGAGTGGGACAGGAAGCACCCCGGCCGCGTGGAGAACATGTTCACCGCGCTGCAGAACGTGGTGCCTTCGCACCTCCTGGACGGAACGCGGCACGACTTCAAGGGTCTGAAAGCGACGGGCGTGGCCGACGACGAAGGCGACAAGGCCTTCGACACGCCCTCCTACGACTTGCTCTCCCAGGCACCCGCAGCCCTTCGCATCGTCCAGGGCTGA
- a CDS encoding SAM-dependent methyltransferase, with translation MTTKTPNSLPTALDHLIARSVERAGGWIGFDRFMALALYAPGLGYYANTSAKFGHMPSSGSDFVTAPELTPMFGQTLAAQVAEALEKTGTDTVWEFGAGSGALAVQLLHALDEMGRSDVRYRIVDLSGTLRERQQQALVRYADRVEWLGELPEKMQGVVVGNEVLDAMPVQLLARVKGQWFERGVVRNAGNDGWSWADRATDLRPPVDVPGEHDYLTEIHPQAQAFIATLADRLEKGAAFLIDYGFPESEYYHPQRHMGTVMCHRAHQADGDPLADVGYKDITAHVDFTGIAVAGQDAGLEVLGYTSQARFLLNCGLVSRMEQGSVAERAMAARLIHEHEMGELFKVVGFAVGEPWDAMGFAEGDRSHTL, from the coding sequence GTGACGACCAAGACTCCAAACAGTTTACCCACCGCCCTCGACCACCTGATCGCCCGCTCCGTCGAGCGCGCGGGCGGCTGGATCGGCTTCGACCGCTTCATGGCGCTCGCCCTGTATGCGCCGGGCCTCGGCTATTACGCCAACACCTCGGCCAAGTTCGGCCACATGCCCTCATCGGGCAGCGACTTCGTGACCGCGCCCGAGCTCACGCCGATGTTCGGCCAGACGCTCGCGGCGCAAGTGGCCGAGGCGCTGGAGAAGACCGGCACCGACACCGTCTGGGAATTCGGCGCCGGCTCCGGCGCGCTCGCGGTGCAGTTGCTGCATGCGCTCGACGAGATGGGGCGCAGCGACGTGCGCTATCGCATCGTCGACCTCTCCGGTACCTTGCGGGAGCGGCAGCAGCAGGCACTGGTGCGCTATGCGGACCGTGTCGAATGGCTTGGCGAGCTGCCTGAAAAGATGCAGGGCGTCGTGGTCGGCAACGAGGTGCTCGATGCGATGCCCGTGCAACTGCTGGCGCGCGTGAAGGGCCAGTGGTTCGAGCGTGGCGTGGTGCGCAATGCGGGCAACGATGGCTGGAGCTGGGCCGATCGTGCGACCGATCTGCGGCCGCCGGTCGACGTGCCCGGGGAGCACGATTACCTCACCGAGATTCATCCGCAGGCCCAGGCCTTCATCGCCACGCTGGCGGACCGGCTGGAGAAGGGCGCGGCCTTTCTCATCGACTACGGGTTTCCCGAGAGCGAGTACTACCACCCGCAGCGGCACATGGGCACGGTGATGTGCCATCGCGCGCACCAGGCGGATGGGGATCCGCTGGCCGACGTGGGCTACAAGGACATCACGGCGCATGTCGATTTCACCGGGATTGCGGTTGCGGGGCAGGATGCGGGGCTTGAGGTGCTGGGCTATACGAGCCAGGCGCGATTTCTGCTGAATTGCGGGTTGGTTTCTCGGATGGAGCAGGGCTCGGTCGCTGAGCGGGCGATGGCGGCTCGGCTCATCCATGAGCATGAGATGGGGGAGCTCTTCAAGGTGGTGGGCTTTGCGGTTGGTGAGCCTTGGGATGCGATGGGGTTTGCCGAGGGCGACCGCAGTCATACGCTGTGA
- a CDS encoding ABC transporter substrate-binding protein → MNRFTRKAAAFVTGLGLLAGSLAAHAEGQIRIAEQFGIVYLLLNVAQEQKLIEKHAKAAGIDAKVEWIKLSGGSAVNDALLSGNIEIAGAGVGPLLTLWDRTKGKQNVKGVASLGNFPYYLVSNNPNVKTIADFTEKDRIALPAVGVSVQSRVLQFASAKLWGDKEFNRLDKISVALPHPDAAAAIIKGGTEITGHFGNPPFQEQELAGNPNAHIVLNSYQVLGGPASATVLYATEKFRSENPKTYKAFVDALDEAAKFVTANPEKAADIYLKVSNAKLDRELLLKIIKNPEVQFKTTPQNTYTLAEFMHRVGAIKNKPASVKDYFFDDAQNASGN, encoded by the coding sequence ATGAACCGTTTCACACGCAAGGCCGCTGCATTCGTCACCGGTCTCGGTCTCCTCGCCGGCAGCCTCGCGGCGCACGCCGAGGGCCAGATCCGCATTGCCGAGCAGTTCGGCATCGTCTACCTGCTGCTCAACGTCGCGCAGGAGCAGAAGCTCATCGAGAAGCACGCGAAGGCCGCGGGCATCGATGCCAAGGTCGAGTGGATCAAGCTCTCGGGCGGCTCGGCGGTGAACGATGCGCTGCTCTCCGGCAACATCGAGATCGCGGGCGCCGGCGTGGGCCCGCTGCTCACGCTGTGGGACCGCACCAAGGGCAAGCAGAACGTCAAGGGCGTGGCGTCGCTGGGCAACTTCCCGTACTACCTGGTGAGCAACAACCCGAACGTGAAGACGATCGCCGACTTCACCGAGAAGGACCGCATCGCGCTGCCCGCCGTGGGCGTGTCGGTGCAGTCGCGCGTGCTGCAGTTCGCCTCGGCCAAGCTGTGGGGCGACAAGGAATTCAACCGGCTCGACAAGATCAGCGTGGCGCTGCCGCATCCGGACGCAGCCGCGGCCATCATCAAGGGCGGCACCGAGATCACGGGCCACTTCGGCAATCCGCCGTTCCAGGAGCAGGAACTCGCGGGCAATCCGAATGCGCACATCGTGCTCAATTCGTACCAGGTGCTCGGCGGTCCGGCCTCGGCCACGGTGCTCTACGCCACCGAGAAATTCCGCAGCGAGAACCCCAAGACCTACAAGGCGTTCGTCGATGCACTCGACGAGGCGGCGAAGTTCGTCACGGCCAACCCCGAGAAGGCCGCCGACATCTACCTGAAGGTGAGCAACGCCAAGCTCGACCGCGAGCTGCTGCTCAAGATCATCAAGAACCCCGAAGTGCAGTTCAAGACCACGCCGCAGAACACCTATACGCTGGCGGAGTTCATGCACCGGGTGGGCGCGATCAAGAACAAGCCGGCGTCGGTGAAGGACTATTTTTTCGACGATGCGCAGAACGCTTCGGGGAACTGA
- a CDS encoding ABC transporter permease, with protein sequence MSAIVPPIRPEYERTLEPFTEVPLERTLPLPARIWAQAGVRKGLILVVIAVLWELAARWQNNDLLLPTFTATASALFDGLASGELIEKVRISLAVLLQGYLAGVLLAFALTTLAVSTQIGRDLLDTLTSMFNPLPAIALLPLALLWFGLGRGSLVFVLIHSVLWPLALNTYAGFQGVPETLRMAGRNYGLKGLRYVLQILVPAALPSILSGLKIGWAFAWRTLIAAELVFGASSGKGGLGWYIFQNRNELYTDRVFAGLAMVVLIGLLVESLGFKTLERLTVRRWGQQR encoded by the coding sequence ATGAGCGCCATCGTCCCGCCGATCCGACCCGAATACGAACGCACGCTCGAGCCCTTCACCGAAGTCCCGCTCGAACGCACGTTGCCGCTGCCGGCACGCATCTGGGCACAGGCGGGCGTCCGCAAGGGCCTGATCCTCGTCGTGATCGCCGTGCTCTGGGAACTCGCGGCGCGCTGGCAGAACAACGACCTGCTGCTGCCCACCTTCACCGCCACCGCATCGGCGCTGTTCGACGGGCTCGCGAGCGGCGAGCTGATCGAGAAGGTCCGCATCTCGCTGGCCGTGCTGCTGCAGGGCTACCTCGCGGGCGTGCTGCTGGCCTTCGCGCTCACCACGCTCGCGGTGTCCACGCAGATCGGCCGCGACCTGCTGGACACGTTGACGTCGATGTTCAACCCGCTGCCCGCCATCGCGCTGCTGCCGCTCGCGCTGCTGTGGTTTGGCCTCGGCCGCGGCAGCCTGGTGTTCGTGCTGATCCATTCGGTGCTGTGGCCGCTGGCGCTCAACACCTATGCGGGCTTCCAGGGCGTGCCCGAGACGCTGCGCATGGCCGGGCGCAACTACGGGCTCAAGGGCCTGCGCTACGTGCTGCAGATCCTGGTGCCGGCCGCGCTGCCGTCGATTCTTTCGGGCCTGAAGATCGGCTGGGCCTTTGCGTGGCGCACGCTGATCGCGGCCGAGCTGGTGTTCGGCGCGTCCTCGGGCAAGGGGGGCCTGGGCTGGTACATCTTCCAGAACCGCAACGAGCTCTACACCGACCGCGTGTTCGCGGGCCTCGCGATGGTGGTGCTGATCGGCCTGCTGGTGGAAAGCCTGGGGTTCAAGACGCTGGAGCGGCTGACCGTGCGGCGCTGGGGCCAGCAGCGCTAA
- a CDS encoding dihydroneopterin aldolase, whose translation MSSSHTHGRQTLTLLGLRFNANLGILDHEKVAPQPIQVDAELSMGQQPLLPQDDDIFHVLDYGKVRLIIIDECTAEHVNLLESLIGKVVHRLLQLPGVLGVRVKIAKLEIFDDCEVAIRMEAGEW comes from the coding sequence ATGTCCTCCTCCCACACCCACGGCCGCCAGACCCTCACCCTGCTGGGCCTGCGCTTCAACGCCAACCTGGGCATCCTCGACCACGAGAAGGTCGCGCCGCAGCCGATCCAGGTCGATGCCGAACTGAGCATGGGCCAGCAGCCGCTGCTGCCGCAGGACGACGACATCTTCCACGTACTCGACTACGGCAAGGTGCGCCTGATCATCATCGACGAGTGCACGGCCGAGCACGTCAACCTGCTGGAGAGCCTCATCGGCAAGGTGGTGCACCGCCTGCTGCAACTGCCCGGCGTGCTGGGCGTGCGGGTGAAGATCGCCAAGCTCGAAATCTTCGACGACTGCGAAGTGGCGATCCGCATGGAAGCCGGGGAATGGTGA
- a CDS encoding ABC transporter ATP-binding protein encodes MGAGRAVTKPAPSAPTPALPREGREQDPKNDLAPLLQVDGVSLEYRTPERVVRATHRVSFDVHAADRFVLLGPSGCGKSTLLKAVGGFIAPVEGEIRLDGQRVTQPGPDRIVVFQEFDQLPPWKTVKQNVMFPLLASRTLGKKEAAERALHYLDKVGLAKFADVHPHQLSGGMKQRVAIARALAMQPRVLLMDEPFAALDALTRRKMQQELLELWDEVRFTLLFVTHSIEEALVVGNRVALLSPHPGRMRAEVNSHGFSLASLGGAEFQSTAQRIHDMLFEEEHAEAAA; translated from the coding sequence ATGGGGGCGGGCAGAGCGGTGACGAAGCCGGCGCCGTCTGCCCCCACCCCAGCCCTCCCCCGGGAGGGGAGGGAGCAAGACCCAAAGAACGACCTCGCGCCGCTGCTGCAGGTCGACGGCGTCAGCCTCGAATACCGCACCCCCGAGCGCGTCGTGCGCGCCACGCACCGCGTGAGCTTCGACGTCCACGCCGCCGATCGCTTCGTGCTGCTCGGCCCCTCGGGCTGCGGCAAGTCCACGCTGCTGAAGGCGGTGGGCGGGTTCATTGCGCCGGTCGAAGGCGAGATCCGCCTGGACGGCCAGCGCGTGACGCAGCCCGGCCCCGACCGCATCGTCGTGTTCCAGGAGTTCGACCAGTTGCCGCCGTGGAAGACGGTGAAGCAGAACGTCATGTTCCCGCTGCTCGCATCGCGCACGCTCGGCAAGAAGGAAGCGGCCGAGCGCGCGCTGCACTACCTCGACAAGGTGGGCCTCGCCAAGTTCGCGGACGTGCATCCGCACCAGCTCTCGGGCGGCATGAAGCAGCGCGTGGCGATTGCCCGCGCGCTCGCGATGCAGCCGCGCGTGCTGCTGATGGACGAGCCCTTCGCCGCGCTCGACGCCCTCACGCGCCGCAAGATGCAGCAGGAGCTGCTCGAGCTGTGGGACGAGGTGCGCTTCACGCTGCTGTTCGTCACGCACTCGATCGAAGAGGCGCTGGTGGTGGGCAACCGCGTGGCGCTGCTGTCGCCGCATCCGGGGCGCATGCGCGCCGAGGTCAACAGCCATGGCTTCTCGCTCGCGAGCCTGGGCGGCGCCGAGTTTCAAAGCACGGCGCAGCGCATCCACGACATGCTGTTCGAAGAAGAACATGCGGAGGCCGCGGCATGA
- a CDS encoding AzlC family ABC transporter permease yields the protein MEKSLSAPMGISHGWIAALPFIPKVLVFGLIVGVASKNADWSLNELILAALSINAATAQLAALEFNNSAHIGALIALTVGLNAKHLIFTASLWPYLRNSGKWRAWLAAAMVTDSSWTACHIAAQRGPINVNFILGNSSALTLAWTAGCIAGFQFGAIFTQQMLYRFGMDALVPLSMALLLPISLRKNPHQLAPVGIGAVVGLLCWWQTDQQAAAVLVAGLAGMASTLWINRGRSRA from the coding sequence ATGGAAAAATCCCTGTCCGCACCCATGGGAATTTCGCATGGCTGGATTGCGGCGCTGCCTTTCATTCCCAAGGTATTGGTATTCGGCCTTATTGTGGGCGTCGCCAGCAAGAATGCCGATTGGTCCTTGAATGAATTGATTCTTGCCGCCTTGAGCATCAATGCAGCCACCGCCCAATTGGCCGCGCTCGAATTCAACAATTCCGCGCATATTGGCGCACTGATTGCATTGACCGTCGGACTCAATGCAAAGCATCTTATTTTTACGGCATCCCTTTGGCCTTATCTGAGGAATTCCGGCAAATGGCGTGCGTGGCTGGCGGCGGCCATGGTGACCGACAGCAGCTGGACGGCATGCCACATCGCCGCCCAGCGTGGCCCGATCAACGTCAACTTCATCCTGGGCAATTCCTCCGCGCTGACCCTGGCGTGGACGGCCGGCTGCATCGCCGGATTCCAGTTCGGCGCCATCTTCACGCAGCAAATGCTGTATCGCTTCGGCATGGATGCGCTGGTTCCTCTCTCGATGGCGCTGCTGCTGCCCATCAGCCTTCGCAAGAATCCTCACCAACTGGCGCCCGTTGGCATCGGCGCCGTGGTCGGCCTGCTTTGCTGGTGGCAAACCGATCAGCAAGCCGCCGCGGTGCTGGTGGCGGGGCTGGCCGGCATGGCGTCCACGCTATGGATCAACAGGGGGAGAAGCCGAGCATGA
- a CDS encoding DUF4136 domain-containing protein codes for MKRASLALLLVAAATATLSGCATSWVVDSDVKSFSSIGTVPPGATYRFDRLPSQQADTARQDSLEAMAAAALEKVGLRRDDAKPQYSAQIGARVTAGLSPWADPWLFDGPWGYGYGGGYGYGRRFYGGGWYGGPAYFPPAANPWYEREVSIVLREAGSNRVVYETRARNDGPYNASAAILPVMFQAALQGFPNPPQGERRVNIDLATAKTPAVK; via the coding sequence ATGAAACGTGCTTCTCTCGCTCTGCTTTTGGTAGCAGCAGCAACAGCAACCCTCAGCGGCTGCGCCACCTCCTGGGTGGTCGACAGTGACGTGAAGAGTTTTTCGTCGATCGGCACCGTGCCGCCCGGCGCCACCTACCGCTTCGACCGCCTGCCCTCGCAGCAGGCAGACACCGCCCGGCAGGATTCGCTCGAGGCGATGGCCGCCGCCGCGCTCGAAAAAGTGGGCCTGCGCCGCGACGACGCCAAGCCGCAATACAGCGCGCAGATCGGCGCCCGCGTGACCGCCGGCCTCTCGCCCTGGGCCGACCCGTGGCTCTTCGACGGCCCCTGGGGCTACGGCTACGGCGGCGGATACGGCTACGGCCGCCGCTTCTACGGCGGCGGCTGGTACGGCGGCCCGGCGTACTTTCCACCGGCGGCCAACCCCTGGTACGAACGCGAGGTGAGCATCGTGCTGCGCGAGGCCGGCTCGAACCGGGTGGTCTACGAAACCCGGGCCCGCAACGATGGGCCGTACAACGCGAGCGCGGCGATCCTGCCGGTGATGTTCCAGGCCGCGCTGCAGGGCTTTCCGAATCCGCCGCAGGGCGAGCGGCGGGTGAACATCGACCTGGCCACGGCGAAAACGCCGGCCGTGAAATAG
- a CDS encoding Crp/Fnr family transcriptional regulator, with protein MKRINSESSAYASWDASLALSTPWIEATHLGSVVSFATGDVLAREGERHNYFYLLRSGFVHSTIQRSNGAEFLLEIFGPGAIFGEGPAFANRPRPTTTRVVAPAILSRYLPADITRKFSTMPELASSLIQLLGFKNQMIVEKLAGVAAEPKERVVDLLLRIARLQSNSEFSSTLESKDFQVDLTHEKIAAMTALSRVTVTRTLNALSKQGVIETRAKQVIIHDASALRRLHYKNS; from the coding sequence ATGAAAAGAATAAATTCCGAATCCTCGGCCTATGCCAGTTGGGATGCCTCCCTGGCCCTCTCGACCCCATGGATCGAAGCTACGCACTTGGGCAGCGTCGTCAGTTTTGCAACCGGGGACGTGCTGGCCCGCGAAGGGGAGCGGCACAATTATTTTTATCTTCTTCGGTCAGGATTTGTTCATTCGACAATTCAACGAAGCAATGGCGCCGAATTTCTGCTCGAGATATTCGGGCCGGGTGCAATTTTTGGCGAAGGCCCGGCATTTGCGAACAGGCCCCGCCCGACCACGACGCGGGTGGTTGCGCCCGCAATTCTCAGCCGATATCTCCCTGCGGATATCACCCGGAAATTCTCCACCATGCCCGAGCTGGCGTCCTCGCTCATTCAGCTTCTCGGTTTCAAGAATCAAATGATTGTTGAAAAGCTTGCGGGTGTTGCGGCGGAGCCTAAAGAACGGGTGGTTGATTTGTTGTTGCGTATTGCACGATTGCAATCGAACAGCGAATTTTCATCGACACTGGAATCAAAGGATTTTCAAGTCGATCTCACGCACGAGAAAATTGCCGCAATGACCGCATTGAGCCGGGTCACCGTCACAAGGACACTGAACGCGCTGTCGAAACAAGGGGTCATCGAGACCCGGGCCAAGCAGGTCATCATCCACGATGCTTCTGCGTTACGTCGTTTGCACTACAAAAATAGTTAA
- a CDS encoding TauD/TfdA family dioxygenase encodes MTAVLSHNDVGAPTQHFEVRPFPAPVGAEIIGLDISKPINEEDFTRIHRAHLDHHVLVFRDQQITPQAHIDFSRRFGPLEIHVLHQFQLKNHPEILIVSNIKENGEPIGLGDAGVYWHSDISYKPHPSLGSLLHAQELPSEGGDTLFADQHLAWEALPADLQQRILPLKAEHSYLAKYEELRAKNPWRPKLSQAQIDQVAPAVQPVVRTHPETGRKALFVSEHFTTRIVGLPQDESDALLAELFAHSVKPEFVYRHTWAPHDLVFWDNRSLMHLAAGTPDHLRRRLNRTTIVGDTPF; translated from the coding sequence ATGACTGCCGTTCTCTCTCATAACGATGTCGGGGCCCCCACGCAGCACTTCGAAGTGCGCCCCTTCCCCGCCCCGGTCGGCGCCGAAATCATCGGCCTCGACATCTCGAAGCCAATCAACGAAGAAGACTTCACCCGCATCCACCGCGCTCACCTCGACCACCACGTCCTGGTGTTCCGCGACCAGCAGATCACCCCGCAAGCGCACATCGATTTCAGCCGCCGCTTCGGCCCGCTCGAAATCCACGTGCTGCACCAGTTCCAGCTCAAGAACCATCCCGAGATCCTGATCGTCTCCAACATCAAGGAGAACGGCGAGCCCATCGGCCTGGGCGATGCAGGCGTCTACTGGCACTCCGACATCTCGTACAAGCCCCATCCCAGCCTCGGCTCGCTGCTGCACGCGCAAGAGCTGCCGAGCGAAGGCGGCGACACGCTCTTCGCCGACCAGCACCTCGCATGGGAAGCGCTGCCAGCCGATCTGCAGCAGCGCATCCTGCCGCTCAAGGCCGAGCACAGCTACCTTGCCAAGTACGAAGAACTGCGCGCCAAGAACCCCTGGCGACCCAAGCTCTCGCAGGCGCAGATCGACCAGGTCGCGCCCGCCGTGCAGCCCGTGGTGCGCACGCATCCGGAGACGGGCCGCAAGGCGCTGTTCGTCAGCGAGCATTTCACGACGCGCATCGTCGGCCTGCCGCAGGACGAAAGCGATGCGCTGCTGGCCGAGCTGTTCGCGCACAGCGTGAAGCCCGAGTTCGTGTACCGCCACACTTGGGCGCCGCACGACCTGGTGTTCTGGGACAACCGCTCGCTGATGCATCTGGCCGCCGGCACGCCCGACCACCTGCGCCGCCGCTTGAACCGCACGACCATCGTCGGCGACACGCCTTTCTGA
- a CDS encoding SDR family oxidoreductase produces MSTASLSPIRRTVLVTGAGRRLGREIALALAAGGWQVAVHYRSSRAEAEKTVADCAALSGDSALFEADLEDEHATRALLSRVAARFRTVDAVVHSAALFEHDDTASFSYALMERHARSNTGAAILLAQALHDHLARRDAQGAVVHLLDQKLWNPNPDFLSYTLSKAALEAATPMLALALAPRVRVVGVAPGLTLPSHMLDDDKFAQLHKLSPLGRSSTPADVVATVKFALENGSITGTTLLVDGGQHLMKFERDFSLM; encoded by the coding sequence ATGAGCACCGCCTCCCTCTCCCCCATCCGCCGCACCGTCCTCGTCACGGGTGCGGGCCGACGGCTGGGCCGCGAGATCGCGCTGGCGCTGGCCGCGGGAGGCTGGCAGGTGGCGGTGCACTACCGCAGTTCGCGCGCCGAGGCCGAGAAAACCGTCGCCGATTGCGCCGCGCTCTCGGGCGACTCGGCGCTCTTTGAAGCAGACCTCGAAGACGAGCACGCCACGCGCGCATTGCTGTCACGCGTCGCCGCGCGCTTTCGCACCGTCGATGCCGTGGTCCACAGCGCGGCCCTCTTCGAACACGACGACACCGCCAGCTTCAGCTACGCGCTCATGGAACGCCATGCACGCAGCAACACCGGCGCAGCCATCCTTCTTGCGCAGGCGCTGCACGACCACTTGGCGCGGCGCGATGCGCAGGGCGCAGTGGTTCACCTGCTCGACCAGAAGCTCTGGAACCCGAACCCCGATTTCCTGAGCTACACGCTCTCCAAGGCCGCGCTCGAAGCCGCCACGCCGATGCTCGCGCTGGCCCTGGCGCCGCGCGTGCGCGTGGTGGGCGTGGCGCCCGGCCTCACGCTGCCCAGCCACATGCTGGACGACGACAAGTTCGCGCAACTGCACAAGCTGTCGCCACTGGGCCGCTCCTCCACGCCGGCCGACGTGGTTGCCACCGTGAAGTTCGCGCTGGAGAACGGCTCGATCACCGGCACCACGCTGCTGGTGGACGGCGGCCAGCACCTGATGAAATTCGAGCGCGATTTCTCGCTCATGTGA
- a CDS encoding 2OG-Fe(II) oxygenase: MMSELNKWVVEDINRTTPNLAAIKKFSTGDRAGLRFENFLQEYQIDLILHAISKIGIEYYEGDDKAGGVVRKGKLGPNFFRFKSDHGEYFRRTRIFEEIFDQHILGLVNFFPRVQEVASKMFSLGPGVAEHEGRRMMNFTVRVLPEAPIHRDWMPGEDSGLSFAPQIKEQFAWNIYLKTPKSGGQTRIYKEQDPARVGKESEHFEVAPRVGDLIIFRTTYAHEVLPSDGERLTLSGFFGTTTEKLLFWV; encoded by the coding sequence ATGATGTCAGAGTTAAACAAGTGGGTGGTTGAGGATATCAACCGCACGACGCCGAACCTCGCGGCGATAAAGAAATTCTCAACCGGGGACCGTGCAGGCCTGCGGTTCGAGAATTTTCTACAGGAATATCAAATCGACCTGATATTGCATGCCATTTCAAAAATCGGCATCGAATATTACGAGGGCGACGACAAGGCGGGTGGTGTTGTTCGCAAAGGAAAACTCGGGCCCAACTTTTTTCGCTTCAAATCGGATCACGGCGAATATTTTCGTCGGACACGCATTTTTGAAGAAATATTCGACCAGCATATTCTGGGCCTCGTCAATTTCTTCCCTCGTGTCCAGGAGGTGGCGTCGAAGATGTTTTCCCTGGGTCCTGGGGTTGCCGAGCACGAAGGCAGGCGCATGATGAATTTCACCGTGCGCGTCTTGCCGGAAGCGCCGATTCATCGGGACTGGATGCCGGGCGAAGACTCCGGACTTTCATTTGCACCGCAAATCAAAGAGCAGTTTGCGTGGAACATTTATCTCAAGACGCCCAAATCCGGAGGGCAGACACGAATCTATAAAGAGCAAGACCCTGCGCGCGTCGGCAAGGAAAGCGAACATTTCGAGGTGGCTCCCCGCGTCGGAGATTTGATCATTTTCCGCACCACGTACGCCCACGAGGTATTGCCGAGCGACGGAGAACGACTGACCCTTTCCGGTTTTTTCGGAACCACCACTGAGAAACTCCTGTTCTGGGTCTAA